The DNA segment TTTCCACAATTGCTGATCCACTACGGTATCCATAATGGATGACTTAATCAAAACATCGAACACCAAAAGCCCCGTGAAAGAGGAATCTTTTTTAACAAGATGAGCACTTGCCGCACTAAAACTGTAATACAGTTCAAAATAAGTCTTCATGGAATCATAACGGAAGGTTGCATAATCGAGGTTTACCTGAAGCTTCTTAGATGCTACTGCGGAACGACTTGCGAAAGAAAAGGACAAAACAACAAGCGCAGCACAAATGCCGATCGGCACTCTTTGAAAAATATTCATTCCTCATACCCTGCGTCCATCATGGAACGCTCTTTGTTAAACAAAATGTCCTGATGCGTGGTCAGGATGTGCGCCGTGCGTGACTCGAACACGCAACCCTCAGCTTAGAAGGCTGATGCTCTATCCACTTGAGCTAACGGCGCTTCCATTAAATTTAATAGTTAAGAAGGAAAAATGAAAAGGGTGAGTCACCTCTTCACATCAGTCGCGAGCTATAAGATATCATCAACATTGGTCACTCAATTTGTTTCCAAAACCAGCCCATACTTCGCCCAGATCATGGCTTTTACTTTTAGCATTCCAATCATATATTTTTCCACTGAAATGCAGAAGCGTATACGGACACGTCTCACCTCATCTGCCGTCAAAGTTCAACATTCAAATTTGAGTGAACCATTTCGTGAGAAATTACCCAACGGCGTAACTGTAATCGGCGAAAGTATTCTGTCGGTTCAAAGTATCGCAATCGGCGTGTGGGTCAACTTCGGCTCACGCGACGAGAAGAAAGAAGAAAACGGTCTCACACATCTTGTTGAACACATGGTTTTCAAAGGGACTGCAGATTTTACCGCCGAGGAAATAGTCGAAAACATCGAGGGCCGGGGCGGATACATCAACGCGTTTACGACAAAGGAATCCTCCTGCTATTATGCCAAAATTTTCAAGGAGGATCTCGAGACCACTATCAAGGTACTTTCAGATTTGGTTTTGTCGCCGAAATTTGATGAACGCGATTTGCGGAACGAGCGGAAGGTGGTCCTCTCGGAAATGCAGGAGGTCTATGACGACCCTGAGGATTGGGGAATGGATTTCGTCGAGGAGAAAATCTTTGCAGGCAATTCACTCTCGATGCCGATAATCGGTAGAGCTTCCTTATTGAAGGGCTTTATTCCCGGAGATCTGCATCGTTTTCATTCAAAGAATTTCACAGCCGATCGGATTATCATAAGCGCAGCCGGCAGTTTTGAGCAGACTAACCTCGTAAACCTCGCTGAAAAATATTTCTCGGCTATGGAAGCGTCACCTAAAATTTTTCTCAGAAGAAAACCTTCCTTGAATCCCGGCGGTAACTTTGTCGTCCATCGCGACACAGGCAAGCAGGCACATATCCTGTTAGCTGCTCGTGCGCCCGGATTGAACGATCAGGATAGGTTTGCGGCATCCATGGTCGGTGTAATTTTGGGAGACGGGTCGAGTTCGAGGCTCCACAAAAATATCAGAGAAAAAGACGGGCTTGCTTACTCGATTTATTCTTTTGGCTCTGCCTATTCCGATTGCGGAATCCTCGGAATTTACGTGTGCACTGCCGTAAACGATGTGGACAGAGCAGAGGATAGAATACATACGACAATAAGTGATTTTCTCAAGAATGGCCCGACGGAGGGTGAGGTTGTACGCGCAAAGGCCCAACTGAAAGCCGGAATAATTTTTTCTCTTGAAAATCTCTGGGATAGGGCCGCACTCTTCGCGCGAGACGAATTCTACTATCGCGGGCGATCCAACTTATCGGAGTCGCTCGCCTCGATAGAAAGAGTGACGGCCGTCGAAATTACGGAGGCAGCCATGGAATACCTCAAAAAGGACAACATAACCTCCGTCAAAGTGCTTCCTATGAATTCCAAAGTAGAGCGGCGATCCCGCAATAAAGAAAGGAAAAGCAAACAATGATCGTAGGACTGTTGAAAGAAATCAAGCCGAACGAAAATCGCGTCGCATTGCTGCCCGTAGGGGTGGAGTTGCTCGTCGCGCGCGGACACAGGGTGATGGTGGAAAAAAATGCGGGACTCGCCAGCGGATTCCCGGACGAACTTTACAAAAAAGCCGGCGCGAAAATAATTCGTGACGCGGCGGAAGTCTATGATGATGCCGACATGATCATGAAAGTGAAAGAGCCGATAAAACCGGAATATAAGTTGATCAAAAAAAATCAGATCATTTTTACATATTTTCATTTTGCCGCGAGCAAAGAACTAACAGATGCAATGATAAAGGCGAATGCAATATGCATAGCTTATGAAACTGTCCAGAAGCCGGACGGCTCTCTTCCACTTCTTATCCCGATGAGCGAAGTGGCGGGGAGAATGGCACCTCAAGAGGGCGCAAAGTATATCGAGAAGCCGATGGGCGGAAGGGGCGTGCTTCTTGGCGGAGTGCCGGGTGTCGAACCTGCGGATGTAGTGGTACTCGGCGGAGGAGTCGTCGGTCAAAATGCGGCGCGTATCGCTGCCGGATTCGGTGCGCGAGTTACTATTCTCGACAATAATCTGCAAAAACTCCGTTACCTGGACGACGTTATGCCAAAAAATGTTCTGACGCTGGCATCGAACCCGTATAGCATCCGGGAGGCTGTAATCCGAGCGGACGTTGTGATCGGTGCAGTGTTGATTCCAGGCGCGAAGGCTCCGAAGCTTGTAACGAAACCAATGCTGAAAGACATGAAGGAAGGATCGGTCATTGTGGATGTTGCGGTCGATCAAGGAGGCTGCATCGAAACGTGCCGCCCAACGACTCATGAGGACCCCACCTACGTTGTCGATGGCGTTGTACATTATTGTGTCGCGAACATGCCCGGCGCTGTGCCGTATACTTCGACAGTTGCGCTCACGAACTCGACGCTTCCCTATGCCATCGAGATCGCCGGAAGCGGATGGGAGAAGGCGGTTAGATCTAACAATGAGATCAAACTCGGCTTGAACATGGCATACGGAAGAATTACATACCAGCACGTCGCCGAAGCTTTTGATCTGGAATACACACCGGTGGAGAAAGTTTTGGATTGATGTCCTCTACCCGCCACGAACTCAAAGACGTACAAAGCTAGTTTTGCATGATTCTGAAGATGAAGTCGCTATTCTCATTTAGGTGTATATTTGCGACCTTCGTCGTTAAAAAGTTTTTATGAAACGTAACAATTCATTAGTTTGTTTTAGAGAGAAAAAGCGAAGATAGAATGGCAAAGGTAACAATCGAAGGAAAAAGTGTAGAAGTGGAAAATGGCACGACGGTGATCCGCGCGGCGGCACAAGCGGGGATTGAGATCCCTCACTTTTGTTGGCATCCGGGTTTGTCGATTGCCGGTAACTGCCGGATGTGCCTGGTCGAAATTGAAAAGATGCCGAAGCTCGCGATCGCGTGCGCGACTCAGGTTGCGGACGGCATGGTGGTACACGTGAATTCTCAAAAGGCGCTCGAAGCGCGAAAGGCGATCCTCGAGTTTATATTGATAAATCATCCGCTTGATTGCCCGATCTGCGACGAGGCCGGCGAATGCAACCTCCAGGATTACACATACTCTCACGGCCCGGGGCAAAGTGCGTTCACGGAAGCAAAGAACAAAAAGCCGAAACGCGTCCCGCTCGGTCCGAATGTGGTCTATGATGCGGAAAGATGTATCCTGTGCTCGCGATGCATTCGTGTCATGGACGAGATTGTCAAGAATCCCACTTTAACCTTCGTTGAACGCGGTGATAGAGTCTTCATCGATACCTTTCCCGGCAAAGAACTCAATGATCCGTACTCGATGAACGTGATCGATGTCTGTCCGGTCGGTGCATTGACCAACCGTGAATACCGTTTCAGAGCGCGCGTTTGGGAAATGTCTTCAACCGAAGGGATTTGCCCCGGCTGTGCGCGCGGCTGCAACATAAATATTTGGGTGAGAGACAATGAGATCCTTCGACTGACACCGAGTCATAATCCTGACGTCAATAGTTATTGGATGTGCGACAACGGAAGGCTGAATTCTTTCAAGCACGTCAATTCTCAGGTACGGTTGAATTCGCCGATGGTCAGAAAAGACGGCGTGCTGCAGGAAGTCGGCTGGGACGAAGCGCTGGCTCACGCCGCCGACGCATTGAAGCCGTTTTCAAAGGACGAAGTTGCCGTAATAGGCTCAGCTTATTCCTCCGTCGAAGATAATTACGTCCTACAGAAATTTGCCAAGCAGATTCTTGGAACTGCGAACATAGGGTTCTTGAGGCACTCTATTGAGGGTGACGAAGATAACCTTCTCATCCGTGCCGATAAGACTCCGAACGGCTACGGGGCCCGAGAGGTTGGCGTCGCTTCTTCCAAGGTCATTGACACAAATATAATTTTTGAGCTGATCGGCTCGGGCAAAATAAAGGCGCTGTACGTCATGGACGATGATGTTGCGGTTTCCAAGGAGATGGAAGATCTGTTGACAAAGTTGGACGTCTTGATCGTCAACCACTGGATCAACACCAGAACCACGCAATTGGCGAATGTGGTTTTCCCGAGTGCAACCTTTGCCGAGAAATATGGAACATATGTGAATTTTCTTGGAAGAGTTCAATTGTCTCGGCCGGCACTTTCGACTCTCGGGCAAAGTCGAGTTCCTGGAAGGTTTAACCTGAGCAGGCTGGATAAATTCGGCAGCATCTTTGACAAATGGAACAAAGGTACGCGGAGAAATGTACGTTCGTCATGGGAGATTATTTGTGCTATCGGAAATCTTCTCGGCGGAAAAATCAGATATCAATCTGCCGAGAAAGTGTTCGAGGAAATAGCTCAGGTCGTCCCAAGCTTCAAAGGGCTTTCGTATGCGAAGCTCGGTGACCGTGGAGCCTTGTTGAAAAAAGCAAAAGAGGAAGCGTTAGTCTAAGAATTCTAAGCAGTAAATTCTAGGTCGAAAGCAAGAAATCGCAAATGATCGCCATCGAAGCACTGATCAAGATAATTATTTTACTCCTGGTAGTTCTTGGGACCGTTGCATATTTGGTTTTGCTCGAGCGAAAGGTGAGCGCCTACATGCAGGACAGAATCGGTCCGAACCGGGTCGGCCCTAAGGGGCTGTTCCAGCCGTTCGCAGATATCCTGAAGCTGGTTTTGAAGGAGCTCATCGTTCCCGTCAGGGCAAACAAATTTGTACACGCACTCGCGCCGGTGATTTCGATTACCGTTGCACTTTCCGCGCTCGCGGTGATCCCGTTCGGGAGTTACGTTGTGATCGCGGGACAAAAAATAAATCTGATGATCGCAAACGTAAACGTCGGCATACTTTATATACTTGCGATGTCGTCGCTCGGAGTCTACGGGATCACACTGAGCGGATGGGCTTCCAACAGCAAGTATTCTTTGCTGGGCGGTCTGCGATCGTCGGCGCAAATGATCAGCTATGAGTTATCGCTTGGGCTGAGCATAATCGGCGTGGTGATGGTCAATGGCACATTGCAGCTCGACAAAATTGTGGAGGCTCAGAGCAGGGGATTTTGGAATATTGTCTATCAGCCTCTCGGCTTTTTGATTTTTGTCGTCGCTGCGTTTGCGGAAACAAACCGTTTGCCCTTCGATTTGCCCGAGGCTGAGCCCGAACTTGTCGGCGGCTATCATACCGAGTACAGCGGCATGAGGTGGGGACTTTTCTTCTTGTCTGAGTATACGAACATGATTGTGTCTAGTGCGCTGATGGCGACGCTGTATTTCGGCGGCTGGTCTCTTCCTTATCTGAATTATTCGGCAATGCAGGCGAACGTCGCAGCAACAGTGCAGGTCGCTACTTTCTTAGCGAAGACGGGAATTTTCATCTTCATTTACATGTGGATACGGTGGACTCTTCCGCGCTTTCGTTACGACCAACTAATGAATCTCGGCTGGAAGGTTCTGCTGCCGTTGGCATTTCTGAACTTGCTTGGAACCGGCGCGGTCATGTTGGCGGTTAACTAATAGAGGGATAGAGGTCCCTGAGCGGTAGTGGAACCCGATTATACGTAAACAGCAACTCTAAAATTTGTTAGGTTATGATGGAACCGAACGGAAATGGAAGAATGAAAAGAAAGTTGTCGCTCTGGGAGCGGCTTTACTTCCCCGAAATAATCCGCGGGATGTCGATAACGATCCGCGCATTCTTCCGACCGAAGTTTGTGCGGCAATACCCCGAGGAGCGTTGGATCCCTCCGCCGGTCTTCCGCGGTCGCCCCGTGCTTGTTGTGGAAGATGAGACGGGCGTGGAGCGGTGCGTAGCGTGTGGACTCTGTGCACGTGTCTGCCCTCCCCTGGCAATACAGGTTCAAGCTGCGGAGACCGAGCTCGACAAAGAAAGATATCCGGAATTATTCGAGATAAACATGCTTCGCTGCATCTTCTGCGGATTCTGCGAAGAAGTGTGCCCCGAGGAAGCGATAGTGATGAGCAAGGATTTCGAGCTTACATTTACGAGTCCCGAAGATGCAATCTACGCCAAAGACAAACTCCTTATTGCCGCTTCCCAATTGAAAGACAGGCTTGAGTTCCTGAAGCAATACAGATAGTTAATAGCAATCAGCCTCTAACTGTCGGTCATCATTTTCTATTTTTTGCCTTATCGGACATATCTTTTTTTATTTTCGAAAAAGCGAAATCGAGATTTGGGGTAATGGCGTCCGCATCTTAAATTCAGTTAGCGGATAAAACTAAGACGAGGATGAGATGAAATCGCATACCGAATACCTATGGTTCAACACAAAAAGCCGAAAAGAGCTCGTGAATATAACGGGTGAAGTTGAAAAAAATGTCAAAGCAAGCGGAGTGCAGGAGGGATTTTGTCTTGTCAGCGCGATGCATATCACGAGCGGGATATGGGTGAATGACGAGGAATCGGGACTCAAACAAGATTTGATGGAGTTCTTGGAGAAAATTGCGCCGGCCCGGCCTGAATACCACCATCACCGCACCGGTGAAGACAATGCCGATGCCCATCTGAAGCGTACCCTGATGCACCATCAAGTTGTCCTCCCGATCACAAAGGGGAGACTTGACCTTGGTCCATGGGAGCAGATTTTTTACGCCGAGTTTGACGGACAGAGAAGGAAAAGGGTGGTGGTGAAAATAATTGGTGAATAATATGAGTCGGGATGTCATCGCGGCCTGCAGCGGCACCATGAAAAGATGAAGAGTCTGATTGTCTCTACCATAGAACGGACCGACGTCAGAACCAGGGATTCAGCGGAGGCTGCTCTTTCGGGATCAACGCAAAAAAACATTTTCA comes from the Candidatus Acidiferrales bacterium genome and includes:
- a CDS encoding molybdopterin-dependent oxidoreductase, with amino-acid sequence MAKVTIEGKSVEVENGTTVIRAAAQAGIEIPHFCWHPGLSIAGNCRMCLVEIEKMPKLAIACATQVADGMVVHVNSQKALEARKAILEFILINHPLDCPICDEAGECNLQDYTYSHGPGQSAFTEAKNKKPKRVPLGPNVVYDAERCILCSRCIRVMDEIVKNPTLTFVERGDRVFIDTFPGKELNDPYSMNVIDVCPVGALTNREYRFRARVWEMSSTEGICPGCARGCNINIWVRDNEILRLTPSHNPDVNSYWMCDNGRLNSFKHVNSQVRLNSPMVRKDGVLQEVGWDEALAHAADALKPFSKDEVAVIGSAYSSVEDNYVLQKFAKQILGTANIGFLRHSIEGDEDNLLIRADKTPNGYGAREVGVASSKVIDTNIIFELIGSGKIKALYVMDDDVAVSKEMEDLLTKLDVLIVNHWINTRTTQLANVVFPSATFAEKYGTYVNFLGRVQLSRPALSTLGQSRVPGRFNLSRLDKFGSIFDKWNKGTRRNVRSSWEIICAIGNLLGGKIRYQSAEKVFEEIAQVVPSFKGLSYAKLGDRGALLKKAKEEALV
- the nuoH gene encoding NADH-quinone oxidoreductase subunit NuoH; translation: MIAIEALIKIIILLLVVLGTVAYLVLLERKVSAYMQDRIGPNRVGPKGLFQPFADILKLVLKELIVPVRANKFVHALAPVISITVALSALAVIPFGSYVVIAGQKINLMIANVNVGILYILAMSSLGVYGITLSGWASNSKYSLLGGLRSSAQMISYELSLGLSIIGVVMVNGTLQLDKIVEAQSRGFWNIVYQPLGFLIFVVAAFAETNRLPFDLPEAEPELVGGYHTEYSGMRWGLFFLSEYTNMIVSSALMATLYFGGWSLPYLNYSAMQANVAATVQVATFLAKTGIFIFIYMWIRWTLPRFRYDQLMNLGWKVLLPLAFLNLLGTGAVMLAVN
- a CDS encoding secondary thiamine-phosphate synthase enzyme YjbQ; amino-acid sequence: MKSHTEYLWFNTKSRKELVNITGEVEKNVKASGVQEGFCLVSAMHITSGIWVNDEESGLKQDLMEFLEKIAPARPEYHHHRTGEDNADAHLKRTLMHHQVVLPITKGRLDLGPWEQIFYAEFDGQRRKRVVVKIIGE
- the ald gene encoding alanine dehydrogenase, yielding MIVGLLKEIKPNENRVALLPVGVELLVARGHRVMVEKNAGLASGFPDELYKKAGAKIIRDAAEVYDDADMIMKVKEPIKPEYKLIKKNQIIFTYFHFAASKELTDAMIKANAICIAYETVQKPDGSLPLLIPMSEVAGRMAPQEGAKYIEKPMGGRGVLLGGVPGVEPADVVVLGGGVVGQNAARIAAGFGARVTILDNNLQKLRYLDDVMPKNVLTLASNPYSIREAVIRADVVIGAVLIPGAKAPKLVTKPMLKDMKEGSVIVDVAVDQGGCIETCRPTTHEDPTYVVDGVVHYCVANMPGAVPYTSTVALTNSTLPYAIEIAGSGWEKAVRSNNEIKLGLNMAYGRITYQHVAEAFDLEYTPVEKVLD
- a CDS encoding NADH-quinone oxidoreductase subunit I, with the protein product MKRKLSLWERLYFPEIIRGMSITIRAFFRPKFVRQYPEERWIPPPVFRGRPVLVVEDETGVERCVACGLCARVCPPLAIQVQAAETELDKERYPELFEINMLRCIFCGFCEEVCPEEAIVMSKDFELTFTSPEDAIYAKDKLLIAASQLKDRLEFLKQYR
- a CDS encoding pitrilysin family protein; the encoded protein is MQKRIRTRLTSSAVKVQHSNLSEPFREKLPNGVTVIGESILSVQSIAIGVWVNFGSRDEKKEENGLTHLVEHMVFKGTADFTAEEIVENIEGRGGYINAFTTKESSCYYAKIFKEDLETTIKVLSDLVLSPKFDERDLRNERKVVLSEMQEVYDDPEDWGMDFVEEKIFAGNSLSMPIIGRASLLKGFIPGDLHRFHSKNFTADRIIISAAGSFEQTNLVNLAEKYFSAMEASPKIFLRRKPSLNPGGNFVVHRDTGKQAHILLAARAPGLNDQDRFAASMVGVILGDGSSSRLHKNIREKDGLAYSIYSFGSAYSDCGILGIYVCTAVNDVDRAEDRIHTTISDFLKNGPTEGEVVRAKAQLKAGIIFSLENLWDRAALFARDEFYYRGRSNLSESLASIERVTAVEITEAAMEYLKKDNITSVKVLPMNSKVERRSRNKERKSKQ